One window of Triticum dicoccoides isolate Atlit2015 ecotype Zavitan chromosome 5A, WEW_v2.0, whole genome shotgun sequence genomic DNA carries:
- the LOC119304155 gene encoding putative disease resistance protein RGA1 yields the protein MEIFISALMGELISRSMSSIINKYSKPPAEAVEAGLERILLGGQVIIDEAMGRHITNHGMLQQLSMLRYAMYQGYYVLDTFRCQAYQEEENIQAVSQSGVVSKFRYAQWLCLSSGNSKKTSEALEEALDGLRSMILDASEMVRFLTTYPRLHRQPYSMHLLLDKCMFARQRETEVVMNFLLCTQSCTGSFDVLPIVGPENVGKSTLVGHICEDERVHDRFPQIIFFRHDNFRAEDVAALRGR from the coding sequence ATGGAGATTTTCATTTCTGCGTTGATGGGTGAACTCATATCAAGATCCATGAGTTCCATCATCAACAAATACTCCAAGCCACCGGCGGAGGCCGTGGAGGCTGGCTTAGAGAGGATTCTACTCGGGGGGCAGGTCATCATCGACGAGGCCATGGGGCGGCACATCACAAACCATGGAATGCTCCAGCAGCTTAGCATGCTGAGGTATGCCATGTACCAAGGCTACTATGTGCTCGACACCTTCAGATGCCAAGCATACCAAGAAGAGGAGAATATTCAGGCTGTGAGTCAATCTGGGGTCGTGTCCAAATTTCGTTATGCACAATGGCTCTGTCTCTCCAGCGGCAACAGCAAGAAAACATCAGAAGCGCTTGAAGAGGCCCTCGACGGTTTGAGATCCATGATTCTTGATGCCAGTGAGATGGTGAGGTTCCTGACAACATATCCTCGCTTGCATCGTCAGCCTTACAGCATGCATCTCTTGCTGGACAAGTGCATGTTTGCCCGCCAGAGGGAGACAGAAGTAGTTATGAACTTCCTTCTGTGCACACAATCTTGCACTGGTAGCTTCGATGTGCTCCCAATTGTTGGTCCAGAGAATGTTGGAAAGAGCACTCTTGTCGGTCATATCTGCGAAGACGAAAGAGTACATGATCGTTTCCCCCAGATTATTTTTTTCAGGCATGATAATTTCAGAGCTGAAGACGTAGCCGCTTTGAGAGGCAGATGA
- the LOC119300450 gene encoding AP2-like ethylene-responsive transcription factor CRL5: protein MAYTSIAQFICIKYRRGKTRARAVKEVFRARRLVPRAPAVAGSYRAREAFARARKKTARGAVDLARRFTRTYKVPRFATHTEHPRALLLATSPLRRFLRHHRATIPPRRRGASGFRGVRERPNGWYSAEIRAGDVRLGLGTFRSAREAARAYDAAAWRLERTRSQMNFRDVFTREEAHRVAPPPRLITDMDRADHSRRQRHFLVAEEDERAMAEWRRRHPEDVDTERAYWAERTARRRSERADRRQRKAVANEQCDIVSTGGRSFFTSDDERWDDIWLSTSDDTDENDDGDGSDLE from the exons ATGGCTTACACTAGTATTGCTCAGTTTATATGCATCAAGTACAG gcgcggcaAAACGCGCGCCCGCGCGGTAAAAGAAGTTTTTCGCGCGCGCCGGTTGGTTCcgcgcgctccagcggtggcgggaaGTTACCGCGCGCGGGAAGCATTTGCGCGCGCGCGGAAGAAAACGGCACGCGGCGCGgtagatttggcgcgccgcttcaCGCGCACCTATAAAGTCCCGCGCTTCGCCACGCACACAGAACATCCACGCGCCCTCCTCCTCGCAACCTCGCCGCTTCGCCGCTTTCtgcgccaccaccgcgccaccatacCACCGCGCCGTCGGGGTGCTTCGGGCTTTCGCGGCGTCCGCGAGCGCCCCAACGGCTGGTACTCCGCCGAGATACGGGCCGGcgacgtccggctcggcctcgggaCGTTCCGGAGCGCGCGCGAggcggcccgcgcgtacgacgcggcggcatggCGCTTGGAGAGGACCCGGTCACAGATGAATTTTCGGGACGTCTTCACACGCGAGGAGGCGCATCGcgtcgcccctccgccgcgtctcatCACGGACATGGACCGTGCCGATCACTCTCGGCGGCAGCGCCATTTCCTCgtcgccgaggaggacgagcgagccatggcggagtggcgccgtcgCCACCCAGAGGACGTCGACACCGAGCGTGCCTactgggcggagaggacggcaaggcgccgcTCGGAGCGGGCGGACCGGCGTCAGCGGAAGGCAGTGGCGAACGAGCAGTGCGACATCGTCTCCACAGGTGGGAGGTCGTTCTTCACCTCGGACGATGAACGTTGGGACGACATATGGCTCTCAACCTCGGACGACACCGACGagaatgatgatggtgatggtagCGACTTGGAGTAG
- the LOC119298450 gene encoding 7-deoxyloganetin glucosyltransferase-like, which translates to MGSSSAPGKKAHAVCLPAPAQGHVIPMLDVATMLHACGFDVTFVNTEYNHARLVRARGAAAVAGVPGFRFATIPDGLPASDDDVTQDVPSLCKSTEETCLGPFRRLLAELNGPATGHPPVTCVVADALMDFSMEAAKELGLPYVQLWTSSAISFVGYCHYRLLFERGLAPIKDVKQLTDEYLDTPVEDVPGLRNMRFRDFPTFICSPAPLPYDFMLHFALRITERSVGASAMMVNTFGDLEGEVVAATEALGMPKVYTIGPLPLLAPSSNISMSLWKQQECLPWLHGKARGSVVYVNFGSITVMNNEQLVEFAWGLAKSGRHFLWIIRPDLVKGDTAVLPPEFSAETAERGLVASWCPQQQVLNHPAVGAFLTHSDWNSTMESMCGGVPVISWPFFADQQTNCRYQCNEWGVGMEIDSNVQSDAVADLITEVMEGDKGQVMKKKVQEWREKAVKAAKPGGSSHRNFEELIINVLAP; encoded by the exons ATGGGTTCTTCTTCAGCACCGGGCAAGAAAGCGCACGCTGTGTGCCTGCCGGCGCCGGCGCAGGGGCACGTCATCCCGATGCTCGACGTGGCCACGATGCTCCACGCCTGCGGCTTCGACGTCACCTTCGTCAACACCGAGTACAACCACGCCCGCCTCGTCCGGGCGCGGGGCGCGGCCGCGGTGGCCGGTGTTCCGGGGTTCCGCTTTGCCACCATCCCGGATGGCTTGCCAGCATCCGACGACGACGTCACGCAGGACGTTCCCTCGCTATGCAAGTCCACCGAGGAGACCTGCCTCGGGCCCTTCCGCCGCCTCCTAGCGGAGCTCAACGGCCCCGCCACAGGCCACCCGCCTGTGACCTGCGTCGTCGCCGACGCGCTGATGGATTTCTCCATGGAAGCGGCCAAGGAGCTCGGCCTCCCCTATGTCCAGCTATGGACGTCTAGTGCCATCAGCTTCGTCGGTTACTGCCACTACCGCCTCCTCTTCGAACGTGGCCTCGCACCGATCAAAGACGTCAAACAGCTGACTGATGAGTACCTTGACACGCCGGTGGAAGACGTGCCGGGCCTGAGGAACATGAGGTTCAGGGACTTTCCCACCTTCATATGCAGCCCGGCCCCGC TGCCGTACGACTTCATGTTGCATTTCGCGCTCAGGATCACCGAGCGCTCTGTCGGCGCTTCCGCAATGATGGTCAATACCTTCGGTGACctcgagggggaggtggtggccgccACGGAGGCGCTTGGCATGCCCAAGGTCTACACCATTGGTCCGCTCCCGCTGCTGGCGCCGAGCTCTAACATCAGCATGAGCCTCTGGAAGCAGCAGGAGTGCTTGCCGTGGCTCCATGGCAAGGCGCGTGGCTCCGTCGTGTACGTGAACTTTGGCAGCATCACCGTCATGAACAACGAGCAGTTAGTGGAGTTCGCCTGGGGGCTGGCCAAGAGCGGCAGGCATTTCCTCTGGATCATCCGTCCCGACCTCGTCAAGGGCGACACTGCGGTGCTCCCTCCGGAGTTCTCGGCCGAGACGGCGGAGCGTGGGCTTGTGGCCTCCTGGTGCCCGCAGCAGCAGGTGTTGAACCACCCGGCTGTGGGCGCGTTCCTCACGCACAGCGATTGGAACTCAACGATGGAGAGCATGTGCGGCGGCGTGCCGGTCATCAGCTGGCCGTTTTTCGCGGACCAGCAGACCAACTGCCGGTACCAGTGCAACGAATGGGGAGTCGGCATGGAGATAGACAGCAACGTCCAAAGTGACGCCGTCGCGGACCTTATTACAGAGGTCATGGAGGGGGACAAGGGgcaggtgatgaagaagaaggtgcaAGAGTGGAGGGAAAAAGCGGTCAAGGCTGCTAAGCCCGGCGGCTCGTCTCACCGCAACTTCGAGGAGTTGATCATCAACGTGCTAGCTCCTTGA